A genomic window from Candidatus Nitrosoglobus terrae includes:
- a CDS encoding DUF29 domain-containing protein encodes MSTYKTDFYGWTQETAKLLRQGRFTEVDMGVIIEEIEDMGKNQLEQLENRLRLIVLIAHLLKWQYRPDFRSNSWRGTIVEQRSRIRKLIKKNPSLKPELEATILESYAETNLDLNRFLAAFEHTGWTVEQVLDKAFYPQD; translated from the coding sequence ATGAGCACCTATAAGACTGATTTTTACGGTTGGACTCAAGAAACTGCTAAGCTTCTAAGACAAGGTCGATTTACTGAGGTAGATATGGGGGTGATTATTGAAGAAATTGAAGATATGGGGAAAAACCAATTAGAGCAATTGGAGAACCGATTACGATTAATTGTACTCATCGCTCACTTGCTTAAGTGGCAATATCGGCCTGATTTCCGTAGCAATAGTTGGCGTGGAACCATCGTTGAGCAGAGATCACGAATCCGAAAGCTGATAAAGAAAAATCCAAGCCTTAAGCCAGAATTAGAAGCGACTATATTGGAATCTTATGCTGAAACAAATTTAGATCTAAACAGATTCCTAGCCGCCTTTGAACACACCGGCTGGACAGTGGAACAAGTATTAGATAAGGCGTTTTATCCTCAAGACTAA
- a CDS encoding DUF29 domain-containing protein: MSTHDTDYYAWTYETAAKLRQGKFNEVDMNQIAEELEEMGRSERHELENRLAVLLAHLLKWQYQPDRRGNSWRLTIDEQRVRIRRVLKQNPSLKPKLAESASEAYLIAIPQAARETHLAKNTFPPTFEQTNWMVEQVLDDEFYPES, translated from the coding sequence ATGAGCACTCACGACACGGATTACTACGCCTGGACCTATGAAACCGCAGCTAAACTACGGCAAGGGAAATTTAACGAGGTGGATATGAATCAAATTGCTGAGGAGCTGGAAGAGATGGGCAGAAGTGAACGCCATGAACTTGAAAACCGCCTCGCCGTATTATTGGCTCATCTGCTCAAATGGCAATACCAACCTGATCGCAGAGGCAATAGCTGGAGACTGACTATTGACGAACAGAGAGTTAGAATTAGGCGGGTACTTAAACAAAACCCAAGTCTTAAGCCTAAATTGGCTGAGTCAGCATCAGAAGCTTACCTTATTGCCATACCACAAGCTGCTAGAGAAACTCATTTAGCTAAAAATACTTTCCCCCCTACTTTTGAACAAACAAACTGGATGGTAGAACAAGTGCTAGATGATGAGTTTTATCCTGAAAGCTAA
- a CDS encoding DUF29 domain-containing protein: MSTYNTDYYAWTYETAAKLRQEKFNEVDMNQIAEELEEMGRSELGELENRLIIILAHLLKWQYQPDRRGNSWRLTIKEQRFRVKRVLRKNPSLKPKLSEAVLEAYIPALMQAARETNLTEETFPAAFEQTNWMIEQVLDEIFYPED, from the coding sequence ATGAGCACTTATAACACGGACTACTACGCCTGGACCTATGAAACCGCAGCCAAACTACGCCAAGAGAAATTTAACGAGGTGGATATGAATCAAATTGCTGAGGAGCTGGAAGAGATGGGCAGAAGTGAACTAGGTGAGCTTGAAAACCGTTTGATTATTATTTTAGCCCACCTACTCAAATGGCAATATCAACCTGATCGCAGAGGCAATAGCTGGCGATTAACCATTAAAGAGCAGCGATTTCGGGTTAAACGGGTACTTAGAAAAAATCCAAGTCTTAAACCTAAACTAAGCGAGGCTGTTTTAGAAGCCTATATCCCAGCCTTGATGCAGGCTGCCCGAGAAACTAATCTCACTGAAGAAACCTTTCCTGCTGCCTTTGAGCAAACAAACTGGATGATAGAACAGGTGTTAGATGAGATCTTTTACCCTGAAGATTAA
- a CDS encoding DUF29 domain-containing protein has product MSTHDTDYYAWTHETAEKLRQGKFHEVDMNQIAEELEEMGRSERHELKNRLIITLSHLLKWQYQPKRRSNSWRLTIDEQRIRASQVLKANPSLKPKLGETILEAYLAAVPQAAWETTHLAKSAFPPAFEHTGWSLEQILDEEFYPES; this is encoded by the coding sequence ATGAGCACCCATGACACCGATTACTACGCTTGGACTCACGAAACCGCAGAAAAACTACGGCAAGGAAAATTTCACGAGGTGGATATGAATCAAATTGCCGAGGAATTGGAAGAGATGGGCAGAAGTGAACGCCATGAGCTAAAAAACCGTTTGATTATTACTCTATCTCACCTACTCAAATGGCAATACCAACCCAAACGGCGGAGCAATAGTTGGCGGTTAACCATTGATGAGCAGCGGATTAGGGCTAGCCAAGTTCTCAAAGCTAATCCAAGCCTTAAGCCAAAATTAGGTGAGACGATACTAGAGGCTTATTTAGCTGCTGTACCTCAAGCGGCATGGGAGACGACGCATTTAGCTAAAAGCGCTTTCCCTCCTGCCTTTGAGCACACCGGTTGGAGTTTAGAACAAATCCTAGATGAGGAATTTTATCCTGAGAGCTAG
- a CDS encoding pilin, translating to MNHIQQGFTLIELLVGVAILGVITATAVPWYRTYLPRTQVARAIVELSEQKGVVEQCLGAGLLNVGAGLGACDPTAMISDILAGNPPQGSTVAPQGAVGGFPIISSPLQENGTTIQAEFGNQASPFIQGKTLTFTRSQGGTWRCRFSGDSTYAPTNCPAEP from the coding sequence ATGAACCATATCCAACAGGGTTTTACCTTAATTGAACTGCTGGTAGGGGTCGCTATTTTAGGGGTGATTACCGCCACGGCTGTCCCTTGGTATCGTACTTATCTTCCCCGAACCCAAGTGGCAAGGGCGATTGTGGAGCTGAGCGAGCAGAAGGGGGTAGTAGAACAGTGTTTAGGGGCGGGTTTGCTGAATGTGGGCGCTGGTCTAGGCGCTTGTGATCCCACGGCCATGATTTCCGATATCTTGGCTGGTAATCCTCCTCAAGGATCAACCGTGGCCCCACAAGGAGCGGTGGGCGGGTTTCCCATTATTTCCAGCCCTTTGCAAGAAAATGGCACCACTATTCAAGCTGAATTTGGCAACCAAGCTTCCCCATTTATTCAAGGTAAAACCCTCACTTTCACTCGATCTCAAGGGGGTACATGGCGCTGTCGCTTTAGCGGAGATTCTACATACGCGCCGACTAATTGCCCAGCGGAGCCGTAA
- a CDS encoding pilin has translation MMKQQGFTLIELMIAVAIVGVLAAVAIPQYQTYVAKTQVTRAISESSALKTVVEDCLNNGIPDGQCDPAGSPSDILKGSTQGSEVAVQGSGFPQVTIGAKGADSTIIATLSAQDGGHAATAIDGDTVTLTRDGTTGAWKCIYSGAAKYSPASCPGTAAGG, from the coding sequence ATGATGAAACAACAAGGTTTTACTTTAATTGAATTAATGATTGCCGTGGCCATTGTGGGCGTGTTAGCGGCGGTGGCTATTCCCCAATACCAGACTTATGTTGCCAAAACTCAGGTGACTCGCGCTATTTCCGAGTCTAGCGCCCTGAAAACTGTGGTTGAGGATTGTCTTAACAATGGTATTCCTGACGGGCAATGCGATCCAGCTGGAAGCCCTTCTGATATTCTTAAAGGCTCTACCCAAGGATCTGAGGTCGCGGTTCAGGGTTCTGGATTTCCACAAGTTACAATAGGAGCTAAAGGAGCTGATAGCACTATTATAGCCACGCTCAGTGCCCAGGACGGTGGCCATGCAGCAACGGCTATCGACGGGGATACAGTGACTTTAACTCGTGATGGTACTACTGGTGCTTGGAAATGTATTTATAGTGGAGCTGCTAAATACAGCCCAGCTAGCTGCCCTGGCACTGCTGCTGGTGGTTAA